A single region of the Maylandia zebra isolate NMK-2024a linkage group LG17, Mzebra_GT3a, whole genome shotgun sequence genome encodes:
- the ptpro gene encoding receptor-type tyrosine-protein phosphatase O isoform X3 — protein sequence MVKAVRAQRSGADTDLCAWSGSRSDAAAGGGGGGAIVWMRSRLRGRRPGIARADRDTRTMLHPLFLALHLLCFTQSMTAFQATVNDEGLIVATLDSSDLQENVTAYAVQISGEPRTILIQFVNTSEPLLYNASFHGLCYTVGLLLRRGQAWSRPMKTVAVLTKPLPVRSAQILDYKEAPETGVVFEIDPPTRNVFSRVNISYAEGQERRSMLYKDFYRGKTVFKHWLPGMCYRNITFQLISEATVYQTALVTHSDITHTPLHHRTVPHPPLNISYKIIHLSQRAAPGQLPDMLPHDSGQRSPRQARDVPLMEEREEEETQAEENTSDEVIGVTYAPFNSTKVLTVSAPIDVNNSRTEEAEPSSYWLDPTEPSPADKDEEFVNGVLPEYEDSNEPGSAMALPAEPSVLPTRLPPILLELRWLPPRPPTSYDGFNVYIYRDGNSTETATVDESTHEFFTELTEPGIYRVQVTTLSSSGDCESRESSGDTAFTFYLGPSGELLEDLRERPQAVSVRLLDSSTAAISWAPSSQNHNGSLVSVVSTTCLKPSLSQRMENTYCSEENSTSDIITNLTPGAQYRVVVYHTNGPLISPPSEPVIIDIEPTGVRELTVYPLSPTAVILSWQRPYHVAFRKYVLQTFFFNPVTLASEWTTYYEIAATASVIASVRVTDLLPAWYYNFRVSMVTWGDPPLSCCESSTVSFVTAPEAPHISSVDYSHGILYVRWTYGELFIDLSHSRMLHWQVVAVGKKGPEKTYSVDVTRNVMRASLPLPPGDIYNLTVTACTERSRNTSTPNIIKLEPAPPRSLYAVNATHSSVTLLWTEEGVVDYYQVLCRPSKASKEQLKALEPQTSTSHVVTISGLIPSSSYNCTVTSFSYSTPSKPTHISVSTVAKEMNPSVAAISALAVLSILLISLLVLFLLVLRKKHLQMTRECGAETFVNFASFERDGKLPYNCPVQLDDFEAFFKDMSKDSAYKFSLQFEDLKSIGLDLSHDAADLPINRPKNRYTNILPYDFSRVKLISMHNDEGSDYINANYIPGYRHNKEYIATQGPLPETRNDFWKMVLQQKSPIIVMLTQCSERRRVKCDHYWPFNEDPVMYGEVSVELLSESESPEWIIRKFRLGYADESQDVLHLNYTSWPDHGVPTVNAIESILQFVHIVRQQANRTKDPIIVHCSAGVGRTGTFIALDRLMQHIREHEYVDILGMVSEMRSHRLSMVQTEEQYVFIHQCVMLMWQKKKQQSITSDVIYENASKT from the exons ATGGTGAAGGCGGTGCGCGCTCAGAGAAGCGGAGCGGACACAGACCTGTGCGCGTGGAGCGGCTCGCGCTCCGATGCAGCagcgggaggaggaggaggaggcgccATTGTTTGGATGCGCAGCAGATTGAGAGGAAGAAGGCCAGGGATCGCGCGCGCTGACCGGGACACGCGCACCATGCTGCACCCGTTGTTCCTCGCGCTCCACCTGCTCTGCTTCACCCAG agcaTGACGGCGTTCCAGGCGACCGTAAACGACGAAGGTTTGATTGTGGCGACTTTGGATAGCTCAGACCTGCAGGAGAACGTCACGGCGTATGCGGTGCAGATCTCTGGAGAACCTCGAACCATCCTGATCCAGTTCGTAAACACCAGCGAGCCTCTGCTGTACAACGCCTCCTTCCACGGCCTCTGCTACACGGTGGGGCTGCTGCTCAGACGGGGACAGGCTTGGTCCCGCCCCATGAAGACAGTTGCCGTGCTCACGA AGCCGCTTCCTGTCCGCAGCGCTCAGATATTGGACTATAAGGAGGCTCCAGAGACTGGCGTGGTGTTTGAAATTGATCCTCCGACCAGAAACGTCTTCAGCAGAGTCAACATCAGCTACGCTGAAGGACAGGAGCGCCGATCGATGCTCTATAAAG ATTTCTACAGGGGGAAGACAGTGTTTAAGCACTGGTTACCGGGGATGTGTTACCGAAACATCACCTTCCAGCTGATCTCAGAGGCCACCGTGTACCAAACTGCACTGGTGACCCACAGTGACATCACTCACACACCGCTGCATCATCGGACAG tgccccaccctcccctcAACATCTCCTATAAGATCATCCATTTGAGCCAGAGGGCAGCTCCAGGTCAGCTCCCCGACATGCTCCCACATGATAGTGGGCAGCGATCCCCCCGCCAGGCCCGGGACGTCCCACTGATGGAGGagcgggaggaggaggagacccAGGCTGAGGAGAATACCTCAGATGAGGTAATAGGAGTCACTTACGCCCCCTTCAACTCCACAAAAGTGTTGACGGTGAGCGCCCCCATTGATGTGAACAACAGCCGCACggaggaggcagagccttcgaGCTACTGGCTGGATCCGACGGAGCCATCTCCTGCCGACAAGGATGAGGAGTTCGTTAATGGCGTGCTGCCCGAGTACGAAGACTCCAACGAGCCGGGCTCGGCCATGGCACTCCCTGCCGAGCCTTCTGTCCTGCCCACCAGGCTTCCGCCAATCCTTTTGGAACTGCGCTGGCTGCCACCGCGCCCACCCACCAGCTACGACGGTTTCAACGTCTACATCTACAGAGATG GTAACTCGACAGAAACAGCGACGGTGGATGAAAGCACTCACGAGTTCTTTACAGAGTTAACGGAGCCGGGAATATACCGTGTGCAAGTGACCACACTGAGCTCGTCTGGAGACTGCGAGTCCCGAGAGAGCAGTGGGGACACTGCCTTCACCTTCTACCTCG GTCCCAGCGGCGAGCTGCTGGAGGACCTGCGAGAGCGTCCTCAAGCCGTTAGCGTCAGGCTGCTGGACTCGAGCACCGCTGCCATCTCCTGGGCGCCATCGTCGCAGAACCACAATGGGAGCCTGGTGTCAGTGGTTTCCACCACCTGCCTGAAGCCCAGCCTGAGCCAGAGGATGGAGAACACCTACTGCAGCGAG GAAAACTCGACGAGTGACATCATCACCAACCTGACGCCGGGTGCTCAATACCGGGTGGTCGTCTATCACACCAATGGACCCCTGATCAGCCCGCCGTCGGAGCCCGTCATCATCGATATCG AGCCCACCGGCGTGCGCGAGCTCACCGTTTACCCCCTGAGTCCAACGGCGGTGATCCTCAGCTGGCAGCGTCCATACCACGTTGCCTTCAGGAAATACGTGTTGCAGACCTTCTTCTTCAACCCCGTCACGCTTGCCTCTGAGTGGACCACCTACTACGAGATCGCCGCCACCGCCTCCGTCATCGCCTCAGTG AGGGTGACTGACTTGCTGCCTGCCTGGTATTATAATTTCCGTGTTTCCATGGTGACGTGGGGTGACCCACCGCTCAGCTGCTGCGAAAGCTCCACCGTGAGCTTCGTCACAG cTCCCGAGGCGCCTCACATCTCCTCTGTGGATTACTCTCATGGCATTCTGTACGTCCGCTGGACATACGGCGAGCTCTTCATTGACCTGTCGCACTCAAGGATGCTGCACTGGCAAGTGGTCGCTGTCGGGAAGAAGGGACCGGAGAAGACGTACTCCGTTGAC GTGACTCGGAATGTGATGCGGGCAAGCCTCCCTCTGCCTCCTGGAGACATCTACAACCTGACGGTGACGGCATGCACAGAGCGCAGCAGGAACACGTCCACGCCAAACATCATCAAACTGG AGCCGGCTCCTCCCAGATCGCTGTATGCCGTCAACGCCACTCACTCGTCCGTGACTCTGCTGTGGACCGAGGAGGGAGTGGTCGACTATTACCAGGTCCTCTGCAGACCCAGCAAAGCCAGCAAGGAGCAGCTCAAG gCCCTTGAGCCGCAGACCTCCACCTCCCACGTGGTCACCATTTCTGGTTTGATACCATCGTCCAGCTACAACTGCACCGTTACCAGCTTCAGCTACAGCACGCCCAGCAAACCCACACACATCAGCGTCAGCACCGTTG CCAAAGAGATGAATCCAAGCGTTGCTGCCATCTCGGCTCTGGCTGTCCTCAGCATCCTGCTCATCAGCCTGCTCGTTCTGTTCCTGCTTGTGCTGCGCAAGAAACACCTGCAGATGACCAG AGAGTGTGGCGCGGAGACCTTTGTCAACTTCGCCTCGTTTGAGAGAGACGGAAAGCTTCCATATAACTG CCCTGTGCAGCTGGACGACTTTGAGGCCTTCTTCAAAGACATGAGCAAGGACTCTGCCTACAAGTTCTCCTTGCAGTTCGAG gatctAAAGAGCATCGGTTTGGATCTTTCCCATGATGCTGCTGACCTTCCCATCAACAGGCCCAAGAACAGATACACCAACATCCTCCCCT ATGACTTCAGTCGGGTGAAGCTGATCTCGATGCACAATGACGAAGGTTCAGACTACATCAACGCCAATTACATACCC GGCTACAGACACAATAAAGAGTACATCGCCACGCAGGGTCCGCTGCCTGAGACCCGCAATGACTTCTGGAAGATGGTTTTGCAGCAAAAATCCCCGATCATCGTCATGCTCACACAGTGCAGTGAACGGCGCCGG gtGAAGTGTGATCATTACTGGCCCTTCAATGAGGACCCTGTGATGTACGGTGAGGTCAGTGTAGAGTTGCTATCTGAAAGCGAGTCTCCAGAGTGGATCATCAGGAAGTTCAGACTTGGATAT GCTGATGAGAGTCAGGACGTCCTCCACCTGAACTACACCTCGTGGCCGGATCATGGCGTCCCCACGGTAAAtgccatcgagagcatcctgcaGTTCGTCCATATCGTCCGCCAGCAGGCCAACAGGACCAAAGACCCCATCATCGTCCACTGCAG TGCTGGAGTCGGCAGGACTGGGACCTTCATCGCTCTGGATCGCCTGATGCAGCACATCAGAGAGCATGAGTACGTGGACATCCTGGGCATGGTGTCGGAAATGCGATCGCATCGCCTGTCGATGGTTCAGACTGAG GAGCAGTACGTGTTCATCCATCAGTGCGTCATGCTAATGTGGCAGAAGAAAAAGCAGCAGTCCATCACCTCGGACGTCATCTACGAGAATGCCAGCAAGACATAA